A genomic stretch from Corynebacterium terpenotabidum Y-11 includes:
- the rnpA gene encoding ribonuclease P protein component, translated as MLSPEHRLRSTSLFGETVRRGRKKGSRTVVVYLYQGQFEGAGAGSVATVGGPRVGLVVSKAVGNAVARHAVSRRLRHTAGRIIADAGFRDVLRSDLSVVLRALPASADATSEELERDVRHALRRLLG; from the coding sequence GTGCTTTCTCCGGAACACCGCCTGCGTTCCACTTCCCTGTTCGGGGAAACGGTTCGCCGGGGCAGGAAGAAGGGGAGCCGCACTGTGGTGGTGTACCTGTATCAGGGGCAGTTCGAAGGTGCCGGAGCAGGATCCGTGGCGACGGTGGGCGGGCCGCGGGTCGGTCTCGTGGTCTCCAAGGCGGTCGGTAACGCCGTGGCACGGCACGCCGTGTCCCGGCGGCTCCGGCACACTGCCGGGCGGATTATCGCGGACGCCGGGTTCCGGGACGTGCTGCGTTCGGATCTCTCGGTCGTCCTGCGGGCGCTGCCCGCGTCCGCCGACGCCACCTCAGAGGAGTTGGAACGGGATGTGCGGCACGCACTCCGGCGACTCCTCGGATGA
- the yidD gene encoding membrane protein insertion efficiency factor YidD, translating to MCGTHSGDSSDDWDVTTGRARWLRRLILGYQNYLSPLKLGPSCRFQPTCSAYALTAVARFGVIRGVILSAARLAKCGPWHPGGWDPVPPVGSRRHRR from the coding sequence ATGTGCGGCACGCACTCCGGCGACTCCTCGGATGACTGGGACGTGACCACCGGACGGGCCCGGTGGCTGCGTCGGCTCATCCTCGGTTACCAGAACTACCTTTCACCACTTAAACTGGGGCCGTCGTGCCGTTTCCAGCCGACGTGCAGCGCCTACGCCCTCACCGCCGTCGCTCGTTTCGGCGTCATCAGAGGAGTGATCCTCAGCGCTGCACGGTTGGCCAAGTGCGGCCCCTGGCACCCCGGTGGGTGGGATCCTGTCCCACCTGTGGGGAGTCGACGTCACCGGCGGTGA
- the rpmH gene encoding 50S ribosomal protein L34 yields the protein MAKGKRTFQPNNRRRAHKHGFRTRMRTRAGRAIVSARRSKGRKSLTA from the coding sequence GTGGCCAAGGGCAAGCGTACTTTCCAGCCGAACAACCGTCGTCGTGCCCACAAGCACGGTTTCCGCACCCGGATGCGTACCCGCGCCGGCCGCGCGATCGTCTCCGCGCGCCGCAGCAAGGGCCGCAAGTCCCTCACCGCGTAG